CCAAACAGCAGGAAGACAACGCCGAGTTCGACAACAACGATACGCGCCATGCGTCAGTACGCTGGTACGTTGATACCAGTGAAGGCGCGCTGGCCATCGGCCCGAGCCGCACCGATCGGCGCACCGGCGAAATCCTCGACGCCGATATTTCATTTTCCGACGGCTGGACGCGCCTGCCGCGACGCCGTGCCGTGGAGCAACTGACCAGCGTGGCACAGGGCAACAACCACGATCACGTCAAGGCGCATCAGCATTCCGACGCGGAGATCATGCAGTCGCTCGCCCGTGGCGAAATGCCGCAATTGTGCGAATACGAAAGTGCGGCAATGGAAGAGGCGAGTTTCGCCATCGATTTGCTGGCCGCGCGCGGTGACATCGATCCCGATAGCCCGGAAGCGGAAGCGATCGTGCTCGAACAATTGAAGGACGTGGTTACGCACGAAGTCGGCCACACGCTGGGGCTCACCCACAATTTCCGCGCATCCACCATCTATACGCTGGACCAGATGGAAAATGCCGAGTTCACCAAGCTGAACGGGCTCTCGGGTTCGGTGATGGAATACAACGCACTGAACATTGCCCCCAAGGGCAGGAAACAGGGCCAGTACGCCATGACCACGATTGGTCCGTATGACCATTGGGCGATCGAGTACGCGTACAAGCCGCTTAATCCGGCGACGGAAAAGGAAGAGCTGTTAAAGATCGCGTCGCGCTCGAAGGAGCCGCTGCTGGCGTTTGCCAACGATATTGATGCCGGTCTTGGCACGGTCGAAGGCATGGACCCGGAAGTCACGCGCCGCGATCTCGGCGCCGACCCGCTGGCATTCGCTGAACGTCGCATGCTGCTTTCGCGCGAACTGTGGGATCGTCTGCAGGAACGCAAAGATCAAGCCGGGCGAACAGTTCGATGTCCTGCGCCGCAACTTCCTCAGTGCGAACACCCAGGTCGCGCTGGCGTCTAGCGTTGCCGCCAAGTATGTCGGTGGGGTCGTGCATTTGCGTGATCACGCCGACAGTGGCCGTGCTCCGCTGAATCCGGTGCCGGCGGCGAAACAGCGTTTGGCCTTGAAGCTCATCACCGATGGCCTGTTCCGTGCCGAGAGTTTCAAATTCAAGCCGGAATTCGTCTCGCGCCTGGTGCCCGATCAGTTCGATCGCTGGTTTGGCGGCTTCGGTGGATCGAGCCTTGCGTCGGTCGTCAACCCGGATGTCAGCATCAGCGGCGCCGTGTTGGCATTGCAGCGCACGACGCTCGATCAGTTGATGGCCGATGGCGTGGCCGCGCGCATCATCGATGCGCCCAGCAAGATGGCCGATGCCAAACAGGCCTTCGCGCTCTCGGAACTCTATGACACGCTGCAAGGCGCCATCTGGAGCGAGCTGAAAACCGGCGGCGACATCAATCCGCTGCGTCGCAACCTGCAGCGCGAGCACCTGCGCCGCGTGGTGAACACGCTGATCAAGCCCGCCGCAACGACCCCGGCCGACGCGCGCAGCTTGCAACGTGCCAACGCGCAGCAACTGCAGCAGCAGATTCGCGTGGCGATGGCCAAATCGGCAACAAGGAAAGCAAGGCGCATTTGTCGGAGAGCCTGGATGTCCTGACCGAGGCGCTGAAGGCACCATTGCAGCGGGCGGTTTAATTTCGTTATCCGGAACGCGGGCGTCAGAGCCGCCCGCGTAGGTCCGCTCCACCCGCTGCACTTCCGGCGTGGCGCTTGAACCAAATGGTTTCGAGGGTCGCGCCGGTATCTTTTTGTGCGGTTCCACCAACTACTTGATGGATTGAATTGATTAACCTCCAGCACTGTGGCGGCTTCCAAGCCACAAATGTCTCAAAAGCGTCGTCCATGCTAGCGTTTCACCTCGTTGTGCTGGAGAAACAATTATTTGCTAGGTGTTTTGACCGGTCTCGCGTATAGTTCGGTTTGTGCGATGCAGCAACTGAAGTTGGCATCGCAAATGTTCATCGTCTCCTGCCCCGCTTTTCTCCCCGGTCCTGGCGTAACGCCTCGAACCCACGAATCGCAAATAGGTTGGCGCCGATGTTGGTGCGTCACCGTTTGATCTGATTCGTTCTCGCGTAGAACCTTCCGGTCTAAATTGCCGTCTCGATTCCGTTTTCGAGACGACGCCCCGTTTTTGTCTTGTTGCTCTCGTTGCGCAGGCACCGGAATGTCCGCGCTTGGAAAACTGAAAATGAATTTTGATACTCTGGGCTTAGCCGCCCCGATCCGCGAAGCGATTGCCCTCGCGGGTTACACCGACCCCACTCCCGTGCAGGCGCGCGCCGT
The Betaproteobacteria bacterium genome window above contains:
- a CDS encoding zinc-dependent metalloprotease translates to MHLRDHADSGRAPLNPVPAAKQRLALKLITDGLFRAESFKFKPEFVSRLVPDQFDRWFGGFGGSSLASVVNPDVSISGAVLALQRTTLDQLMADGVAARIIDAPSKMADAKQAFALSELYDTLQGAIWSELKTGGDINPLRRNLQREHLRRVVNTLIKPAATTPADARSLQRANAQQLQQQIRVAMAKSATRKARRICRRAWMS